GCTATTTAATTTGATAATAAGCAGGAAGGTTCTCAAACATCTCATAATGAAAGGGGTTATTAAGCATCTCATAATACATTGTAAGATCTTCTAGAAACTCATAAAACATGAGACGGTCTTCATGTGTCTCAAAAAAAGAGAAGATCTTCTAATATCTCAAAATGTATGAGAAACGTCTCTAGCATCTCATAGCTCACAAAGTTACACAATTTCTGTTCCTGGGGTAGTAATTACTTACATGTCTAAAAAAGTATAGAAAATGGCTATTATTACACTTAAACTTAAGTTTTTTTCTGACCTGGACAGTAATGTTTTGAGATTCAACAATGTCTACTGAGAAAACGGGAGAATTTGTGTCTTTTTCGTTTGCCAAAGTCAGAAAAGAAATTCACATATAAATCAAAATTAACATGTATTTAGAATAAAATTAATCCAACAACGACCACACAAAATTTATGAGGTAAGTATTTTTGAGTGATCATATAGTGTGTGTTGACTAACATGTCCATTGAAGAGCTGTTAGTAATTATGTTATTATTTACAACTattgacaataattacatgtGTGCGTTTACACGATGATAACTTATGTTTGTTTCATATATAATGAGAAATGCATCAATATTTTTTTCCGTGATAAATTTCTCTTCAACATGAATGTTGGACTCTGGGTTTTGGTGGAAACTAATGAACGTTAAATTGATGTAGCATCAGCCAACCTAAAGCTATGATATCAATATACCAGGAATTATAAAAACAATAAATTCTACTCGCAAATTTACTGAAGAATTGAAATTGACGAAGCCCTGATGGAGTGAGGATAAAGATACTTTCCAGCTGCTGGAGTGGAGTCGGGAGATCAAGACGTCTTCCAGCAGTTGGGAGGGTTATAATGTCTTCCAGCAGCTGATGTAGGGATCAAGATGTGGGTGGAGTGGAGATGAGAAGTATTAAAGACTGCCAATTGAGAAAGACCCGCGTGCTGCTACTCGATGCTGGTGCTGCTAGCCGAATATTTTTGTCATTTTTGTAGGATGTCAACAGATGGTGCGGAAGTCAAGTCGTAGTGGACCGTACTGGACGTAGTTGAAGTGCTCAACTTAATTAACCAGTAGTGGGAAGACATCCGGAGTCCTGTTGAGATATATATGACATAATATTATCATCACTCATTTATTGCTAACCATTCTTTATATCTTACAAGAACATGAACTCacccctttcagaaaaacctgtTACCTTCCTATTTATCATTAATGTCTATTAACTGTCCCACGGCTGTCAAAAAGACAGCGTCATGGCACCTCACCATTAACTGGCGAACTGAAGCAGTCCTCTACTCTAATGCTCTACAATGTAAAAGAGTCTAGAAATACTCTAATTTTGATCTTGAACAAGTTAGAACATTTATAATGAACTACAGATCATTATGAGGGGCAATAGAACATTGCGAAGAACAGTAGAACACCTGTAGCAGTTATTCTTCATGGCACATCTGGCCTGACAAGACAAGATATCTCGTCTGGTCAGGCAACAAGAACCATAAAACTGCCAAATGTAACGGATCATTATTAACTTTGGATAGAACCATGGAAGGGTGACTATTTAGCACGAcccgcgcacaagaaacaaatgtaAGAAAAGTGTCGAGGTGGCAGCGATTAGTCTTCCCCCAGTTCATTGGCATTAAGTGATATCTAGCTCGAGAGACCTTTAGATATCGAGATATCTAGCTCGAGAGACCTTTAGATATCGAGATATCTAGCTCGAGAGACCTATAGATATCGGGATATCTAGCTCGAGAGACCTGTAGGTTATCAGTTGAAGATGGACTTGAGATGTTCATTTACTCAGCGAAACGACCCAATCACCTAGCTGAGTTTGGTGATTGGGTCGTTTCgtataggagaggggggggggagactttgCATTCACTGTAGACGCTGCTTAAGGAACAAGTCTGGAGAGTGTGTGGGTCTGGCTATACGAGCCGAGGCCCGTGTTTACGATATCGTTATGATTGTGATAAGGATTCCCCTGTCACTTACTGGTGGAAGATatcactgcaggcgatgagtcacatcgcCTGCAGTGATATCTGCAGGCGATATGATATctgcattcttcagccacgtcataacgtggctgaagaatgttgaccagaccacacactagaaagtgaagggacgacgacgtttcggtccgtcctggaccattctcaagtcgattggacccttctcaatcgacttgagaatggtccaagacggaccgaaacgtcgtcgtcccttcacttttgtagagtgtggtctggtcaacgaagaTATCACTTCCTGGTGGAATATATCCGAGTGCCTTCTCCAGTGTCTCTAATAACATAATCAAATTAAATTTCCTAGTGGTTATAATTATAGTGATGAAGATCCCACCAAGTCATCAATGTTTTAATAAATCACAGATGTGGATTGAAGATAGACGTCTTATACTAATTTCTCTGAGTTTTAATGTCCATTTAATGTTTAAAGGATTTCAGTTAATAAATAATCTCTCTTGATTCCCTAAAGCAATCGTATTCATCTTCCCTTTGCTTCTAAATCAACTAAGCTCTCAGCACTGAAATTATTTTTAATTAACGGTTCGTTTAACACGATGCTGAACGAACCCATGGaagttaacctataccgttgataggttaagtaataattgtaaataagaagcaataatatgcttatcttaacatactaagaaggttaggtgaggtcggtgttttctatgaagcttttcaaggtaaactaaaatattcacaatcaattagtatgtcacatatgcacttatgaaataagccaatattgactgtaagcaagtgcgagaacggttgGGATGTTCAGATACCAATTCACATTCACTAGTGTTTTTGTGAGGATTTGGTATGTGTTGCTGGATGCGAAGCTTGTGAATAACTAGTAATTGAGAGTGTATAGCGACCGGTAACCAGGAGAGAATTGTTGATGGGTTAAGGGAGAGTAATTCTGACACAACAATGGTTCCTACAATGACCAATACATTGTCGGGTTGTTACAACAAGACTCTTCTGATCTTCACTCTACATTGTTTCACGGGTTAACTGGTAAAACATTCGCCATTAGAGCTCATTGAAAGACTATAATTATGCAAAATACAcgagtaaaaaaatatatattgagaCATGAACTAAGTCAGCCATAATCCTGGCTGAATACAACGTGTCTCAGAAGGTAACTAGGTAACCATCATCCAGGATGGAGACAGTTAATTGAGTCATGTTTAAGACGCGTCTGGGTTACTGTTATGAGTTTCCCCAGACGGTGAGAGACATATGACAGCTCGAGGCTGACATGGGCAACGTGTTGACAGTTGACATACCTTGCCATAAGCAGCGTTGATGCATGCGGCCGCACTTGCTGGGCTGTTGCAACCTGAAGCTGTTGTATATATTAGTACATATTTTTCTTATGTCAGCTTAAGAACAAAAAATAAACAGTTTAACCATCATGGAAATCAATATAATTATCAAAatattattttcaatattttattaaatattatttattagcATAATTATAGTGTCAGTCAAGATAAGGCAGCTGGAGCCACCTGTGTGTCAGTCAAGGCGAGGCAGCTGGAGCCACCTGTGTGTCAGTCAAGGTGAGGCAGCTGGAGCCACCTGTGTGTCAGTCAAGGTGAGGCAGCTGGAGCCACCTGTGTGTCAGTCAAGGTGAGGCAGCTGGAGCCACCTGTGTGTCAGTCAAGGTGAGGCAGCTGGAGCCACCTGTGTGTCAGTCAAGGTGAGGCAGCTGGAGCCACCTGTGTGTCAGTCAAGATGAGGCAGATGGAGCCACCTGTGTGTCAGTCAAGGCGTTGCAGCTGGAGCCACTTGTGTGTCAGTCAAGGTGAGGCAGCTGGAGCCACCTGTGTGTCAGTCAAGGTGAGGCAGCTGGAGCCACCTGTGTGTCAGTCAAGGTGAGGCAGCTGGAGCCACCTGTGTGTCAGTCAAGGCGAGGCAGATGGAGCCACCTGTGTGTCAGTCAAGGTGAGGCAGCTGGAGCCACCTGTGTGTCAGTCAAGGTGAGGCAGCTGGAGCCACCTGTGTGTCAGTCAAGGTGAGGCAGCTGGAGCCACCTGTGTGTCAGTCAAGGCGAGGCAGCTGGAGCCATCTGTGTGTCAGTCAAGGTGAGGCAGATGGAGCCACCTGTGTGTCAGTCAAGGTGAGGCAGCTGGAGCCACCTGTGTGTCAGTCAAGGTGAGGCAGCTGGAGTCACCTGTGCGTCAGTCAAGGCGAGTAAGGTACTTACCGTCACTTAAGCAGCCCTTCTTGACAGACTCTGGCAGCTTCAGGTCACCGACACACTGGTCACAGGCACTCACCGTGCCACAGACCTCCTCTGTAACATCGACAAATATCAACATTATCGCCAAATTAGTACTATGCTCTGCGTGTTGGTATACCGCAACGTATAATTATGTTGGTATACCACAACATGTtttaagcttatatatatatatatatatatatatatatatatatatatatatatatatatatatatgtcgtacctagtagccagaacgcactttttggcctactatgcaaggcccgatttgcctaataagccaagttttcctgaattaatatattttctctaatttttttcttatgaaatgataaaactaccaatttcattatgtatgaggtcaatttttttttattggagttaaaattaacgtagatatataaccgaacctaaccaaccctacctaacctaacctaacctatctttataggttaggttaggataggtagccgaaaaagttaggctaggttaggttaggtaggttaggtagtcgaaaaacaattaattcatgaaaacttggcttattaggcaaattgggccttgcatagtaggctgagaagtgcgttctggctactaggtacgacatatatatatatatatatatatatatatatatatatatatatatatatatatatatatatatatatatatatatatatatatattcctctgaTAACTGCAGTAAGAGTGTATACAAATTCTCTAATAAGACAAGATGGTCAACACCTCGACCGCTGGATATAAAAACATTAACTCAGCCTAAGATAAGCTCATATTGTAATGCTTTGTTGTTTCATTTAAGTGATTTAAGATATTACAAtggattaaataataataaatttcttGTATATAAAACTGTTTCTCGTATCTTATATGCTTTATTTCAATCATTAATTCCTAAGTTTGTTAGTTTCTAATTCCTACTAACCATGACTTGCTGATCTTTGCGTTATGATTTGGCAATTTAAATATTATTCATTTCATACATGTTGACTATTTTATAACTCGAAAATATCTGCATTCAtacctctataaattttttattaatttcggtaatttatttgttatttatttattgctCCATATTTTAGTATCAACAAGAAATTTCCTAACTCTATTGTTCATTCAcgtgtaaatatattatataaataaacaagAGAGGTCCCAGGAGAGGCCCTGTGACACCTCACTTAAAACAGCCTCCAATTCGGTCTTGGGTTGGTTTATTCTGTCTTTTTTCATTATCCTGTTACGTGTTAAACGTATCCCCTCTATACCTTCCTTAAGGGCAACATAGTGCCAATACCGTCACCATGTACGGCTTTCTATGGTAGAGCAGCTACTAAGCCAGAGAACACGAAAGGCAAAAAGGCTGAAATAAATGTATTATTTTAGATGGACTCGCGACAGGTATATAACTTCTACTGTAATGTGCGTTGCAAGCAACTCATGAAATGTGCACTGCTAGAAAATCATTTATATTGCCAGCATGTATGGCAATGTTGTAGACATGTTTAACTCACACAGTCATGTGAATGGTTAAACAGTGGGATAAACTTCTTCAGCTGTGCTTGTAACGAGGGACTTCGCCTCAGTTCTGCAATATTCATTCCGATGAAGGGAAAACACATTCATTCAAGTCTGACTACAACACGCATGTtttctcacacacgcacacatacacatacattttgGAAcattcgggaccaaagagccgaagctcaacccccgtaaggacaactaagtgagtacacacacacacgctgccttCACTAAGGTCCCAAGTTTAGCGTGACACTCACCTGTAGTGTAGCTTCGTCGGCTGCTCCACACCTTGTGACTGACAGAACATTAAGCGTGGTTTTATATATGTATTCTTCAATATCCCCCCATCCCCCTATTCCTGTCACCCCCCATTTCCTCCTTCCTGTTACTCTCCATCATCTTCCCCTTCTTGTCACCTTGTAATCATCTGGAGGAGCCATCCACGACTCGTTAGGTTGACAGTTTCTCATTTATCACCTTCGTCTTGTTTACAATATATATCTAGTAATTTCATCGTTTTGAATAGGGGGTACTTTCACATTTCTTGGTCACTATTGAGagagttatctctgaattctgatttTCCTTTCACGTTCGAGTACTTAGTGGTGCAAAATTAtatgaatagttctgctgacagagtttactgaGAGTCATGTCAACACTAGCAGGTGTTGTCTAAGAGGTACTTGTCTAAGCTTAGCTGTGGTAACGTCTCCAAGTCTGCTGACCTTATAGGATGATTCATATATGTGTGCGGATATCcattgcataatagaatgatgatagatggaaaacTGGAGTGAATTAAACTTGGTCTTAACTCAACTAGATTTTGTTGCTGTTCccgggacacagcaaacctccagtcTGATGGTGATaaagtctttcaatgggccacagaaaataatatgatgtttaatgagGATAGGTTTCAATGACTGCACTGCGGGTCGCGGGGACGCcgagtcatctcaagataacctcaagatgtcggAAGATCTTACTTTTTAAAACATAACAAAATTGCTATCAGAACTGCATTAAAAATGACGGGTTGGATAAGCAGATCCTTCCAAATAAGAGATTCCATGCCaatgatgatattttttttatacacTAATGCTCACTacagtggaatattgttgcacactatcagccccattcaaagccagagacattgctgacctggagaacgtgcaaAGCTCCTTTTCAGCTACAATTCACTCAATGAAACGTCAAAATTATTGGGACCGCAAGAAATAGCAGCACATAGGACCAAGaggtatggcaggatgtgcaaaatagcccccccactgaaaagcagaggtgcaataggcaccCTGAGAACTCGAAGTCGAGAACTGAGAACTCAACATCGAAGGCCCAAGAGTTTTCAACACTTTTCCTCTACACATACGGGGGCATATATGGCCTGCCTCTCGCAGTGTTCAAACGAGAACTCGACAAGCACCTTGTCGAGTTCTacctgatcaagcaggctgtgactCGTTCGCCAGGCAGCCGCGTCGAACAGCCAGGCAGCTCAGACCAACAACCAGCAGGCCTGGTCGgataccgggcctcggggacgttgatcctcgaaaTCCTTAACATGTAGTCAACAGGTAGCTTTCTGCCAAATCAAAGACAATCTAAGATGGTAACAATTCCCTCGTTACGAGCAAATGTTTTgcctaactcatcagttctatcatgcattcagagACCAATATGAGAAGGAATCTACAGGAAACAATCTTTGTTTCCCTCACTGATAATGTCATTATATCTGTGCCTAGCTTCAGACtggagcacgtcacagttatgccttggttaGATGAGTGCAATCAAGGATGACAgggagtcacttacaactaatgtgtCGACATTGGGTACATATACTCGTTTGAGAGCATGGATTATGACAATCAATTATGTTTGAAAACTTGAGGCCCAGTTATTTATTCGAACTCCCCACTCATAGGAGAGGGAGCCATCTCccgctgtcacaacaactgcactccaGCTGCGCCATGGAACTAGTGTAAGAAACCATCAGTGTGAATAATATGGAAGCGGGAGCTCTCTTTGACCAGACTATCAATTTGGTATAAAACATTGTACTTTGTTTCCTGTCAAAGCAAGGGTTCTGTAATCAGCTTCTTGgatgggaagaggggggggggcgagacagAAATTTGGAAAGGGTGATTTTTCAAGGTGTAGGAAAGTACATTGCTGTCTCTCTTCGAAGAGCTCATAAACATTACTCATTCTGAGTATATTTGAAGTTTTTGTAATCCATTTGGAAGGATTCTGGCCATCAATAAAGAAGGCATCGAGGGCGTCAATGCAGGGGCTGGGACAGGTTAGCTTAATAGCACCGTTTTTATACCAATTTATAAATATCAAATATTAATAATCTTAATACCAATTAAGGCATTGATTTCAATGATCCGATCACTTACACATGGGATATTCAGTTTCTTCCACATGTTTAGTAATTTAAGTTGCACGAGTGAACGCGAGGATGATCCTCATGACTTTGTTTAGCATCTTTTCCAGCCCTTCCAGCAATAGTCTCGCTAGGCACTAGAGCAAGGAAAGGTGCAACGTAATTGATCTGTGATCTAATATATAAGAGGTACATCATTTTTGCTGTTCTTACCTTTGCTGGCACGAGAATGTCGGACTTGGGCTTTAATGTAGGATGAGTCAGCTGTCAGCAATATTGTCAATACACCAGGAATTATAAAAAAACGTTTCTACTACAAGCAAATTTATTTTAAAGCTGTAAATGACAAAGTTGTAAATGACAAATAAAGCTGTAAATGACAAAGTAATGACAAAACATTAATAGAGTATAGATAAAGATATCTTCCTGCCGATGGGCTGGAGCGGAGATGATACATTAAATGACTGCCAATTGAGGAAAGAATTGCGTGCTGCTTTTGAACGCTTGTGCTGCTAGGGggatatttgtatttattttatttgttgaCATTCCTTCTATCTTTAACTATATCTTTCATCTGTTTTGTGCCATTTATGTGTTTGATAACGTGGTGAGAGAGAGTTACACGCCAGCAAGTAGTGGATAGGAGTTTTGTTGGCTGATGGTGGGTTTTGTTGCATGAGACGTTGGTTCAGGCTGCATACCAACAGCCTGAACCAACTTGCAGCTTGCATGCCAACAGATTATAAACCAGGCTGCATCCCAACAGATGGTGAGCCAATATGGTTGCCAACAAATAGAGAGCCAATATGGTTGCCAAAAGACAATGTCGAAGTCAGTCGTCATCAGTGATAGTGATCCGGTTCGTCAGCAGGACAGACTGGACGTAGTTGAGGCATTCAACTCAGCCAGTAGTGGTGAAACATGTGTTGTTCTGTTGAGATATAGTATGTTAATTCacaatatatataacataattaaataagttagtttttgctCACCATTTATTAGCCATATACAAATACGTGAATTTGTCTTTTTAGAAAGGTCAAATTCCAAAAAGTTTCTTGAAAAATGTTCCTTAACTGATCATCGACTGTCAAATTACAGTTTCATTACAAACACCTAAGTGGTACTTTCTGACCAAAAGATGGTGTAATAGAGCTTTCCTCAACACTACAGCTCTACGTGAcgactttctctctctcctattctttCTAATGCGTTAATTAGAATAATGTTCACAAGTGGAGCATTATGAACGATCAAGAATGTACAAGTTCAAAATCGTAATAATATATCAATAGCAATATTATACGAACTGTGATCCTGGCCAGAGAAAGCAATTCACAGGAGGTAAAGTCACTTCAGTGGCTTTACCAGAGTTGAGAACGAGAGAAAACCACGTTCAGGACGCGTGGGCTCCACGACTTTCTCTCACGTTTGTGTCGTGTTAAAAGTTTAGACGGTGGGAGACAGCAAAGGTTGAGGTGGTCAGGTGTTAAATATTTGTAAAGTGTTGCCACATGACGTACCTTAGCTgtggtgatgcaggtgctcacagTCGCTACGTTGGTGCAGTCTGGAAATATTTCATGTGTTAGTAACAGTTTGCCTTATGTCTGCTTAGGTAAATAAACAGAGGTTGTATGATAGTGGATTAAACAGTTCAAATTCTTAGTAATCCTATTATTGCTTTTAATTTttgaaattatattaataattagcaTTATTATAGTGTCACTTAAGTGTCACTTAAGACAGACCAGTTTTGTGTCACGTAAGGTGAAGTAGATGGCACCTGTGTGTCAGTCAAGGTGAGGAAGATGGTAAAGTGTGAAATATACTTACCGGAGCCTAGGCAGCTCTTCATGACTCTATGTGTCAGTCTCAGGGCTCTGACGCATTTCACACAGGTTGTGCTGTTGCCACAAACCTTATCTGTAACCCATGGTAAAATAACATAAATATCACCAAATGCTTAACAGTGTGTTAATTCCACGTGCTTCTGTTTGTGtttgtatttctcattgtgtatcaTGCTGTTGATAATCATATATTGCTCCTGTTTCCTTCATAATTATTTTTCCCGCCTCCTGACAACTACATTTGCAACAATAAGGCTTACTATTCACAACAGGGCTGCCCTAATGCCGGATTATATTTTCTCCAAATTTTCCATGGATATACAAGTTTCGCCTCGTAGATCGATATTTTgtaactgttacggacccgagtccagcttccgagcacggagcagtgacgaccgcgccatctgtgggtcagctcctgaaaccccctccaaatggacgacgccatctagtgaggacaggatataccggccacaggggctggtttcccgtcctgatcagctcataacatcgccgctgctgacctctggtgaggtgacgcttagacagcaatgccatctatggagtggatagatgggcgtttgcgtctaagcctgtaagtgaggtgccctagagtttaaccagtactgatgacgtgtctgattacagagtcgacctgggactgctgtagtggacgttggatcagtctaaccaaggcagccgtaggacctccacgtgtttgctgcagaagctgtgagtcaccccccccccccccccggatgaacactgttctgttagcctgcctgtgacgtggcagttgaggaattgttgtacccggggctgactggtggagaagactagccactggggtgttgtgttgaggagagCGATTTGtgtaatcacacgaggctcctgcctagggctcgcaaccctagtatcggtcgtggagtggcctacgcagcgtagctgattggaacctgccagctacaggctggatttgtggttgaaagcctccacgacggtgcacccagtggaactgtgatttggctggcctgttgccagggtagactcgagagaatcgaaggattcaacgtgaggccacaagaagaggaccagggctactcctctcgagcaccgtggaacattcctgcgtcttcagaggaagaccattctgtatattagtgtttataccccctgtGTGACagttcatatatttatttattggtggtggtgataattatatatttaattttgtgtAATCGTATCCCTTCccatttaatttacttgcgttacggaacacaccccttgaaagccactactaacttggggccggataccctaactctaacaacatcagagaaagaacccagttgcgaccccagagggccgtaacagtaacTAACCCTTAGTGGATATCAGAGTTCGTCCTCGCATTCCTTTAAAACCTCGGATTATATCTTTTTATATTTCATTTCATTGTTGATATATCCAACGATCAGTTTTCTGACATCCTCATGATCTTATTTATATAgatccaaattcttgctctcttctCTGACTGAATACACAGGTCTCGTTATTAACATTAGGAATCCTGAATGTAATTTGTAATGAAGCTCAACGGCGAATATCATAGGTTCTAAAAACGTGCCAAGTGTGGCTTTAGGTCTTCGTCTAGCATTAAGGAATTTCGAAACTCTCCCTCTCAACCATAATTACATtttctaaatattgcctaattttgcTATTAAGACCTACTTTCCTTACCGTTGCTGTTGATAACGAGACTACATTTTCCGTTagtgcagcaaacgccacagcactTAACACTTACACaaccggtgctgctgctgttatcactACTGTTGGTACAGGTAACTTCACAACCGCTACTAATGCTGTTCTTTTTAGTACAGCTAACATTATTACGACATCATTACCAttattaataacattattattaacatatttaCATCAATCATTAACATTTCCACTaccaatgctgctgctgttactactaCTTCAGCTGCTCGTTAGTACAGCTAAcacaacaataattaacactGTCTTTACGATTATTGCTGCTGTTACGACTAATGCAGCAACTGTTAGTACAAATAACATCATCACAATTTATACATACAAAGGCACGCGCTTTCTTCGCGTGCACCACTGGGAACTCCAGTTTCACCACTGTGACCTCCATGTTCACCACTGTAGTGTTGGGCAAATGCCAGCATCACTACAGCCGTCAGGAAGATAACCATTAACACCTtcattgtggtggttgatggacgACGGGTTCACGACTCTGTGGGAGATATGAAGACTTCCTTCCTGGGACTGGTCTCATGGGACTGGTCTCATGGGACTGGTCTCATGGGACTGGTCTCATGGGACTGGTCTCCTGGGACTGGTCTCCTAGGACTGGTCTCATGGAACTGGTCTCATGGGACTGGTCTCCCTGGACTGGACTCCTGACATGCTTCAGTTATGACATTTAGTTGTCTGGCCAAAGTGTTTAGTTGTTTACCCTAAATATAATTGACTACAATCTTTACAAGGGAACTGTAAACACACACCTGTAACAGTTGTCAGGAATTTCATAAGAAATCTTTGCTTAACAGTTCCTCTGACATTTCTAATGTATATACAGAGCTTCTTATTTAATATGCTTTAAATTCTATGTCTACCTACCTACACTGTAATAAGAAACTGATGAATACCTTGATCACAAAATATAAGAACGTCAATAAAATTGAAGGATGAATCAGTTTTTATTAAATTAAGGGACTTAAGTTAATAAATTGAATTGAATAAATTGAATTCTAAATTATTAATTGATCctgtaattaaaattaaatagatTAAACATGATTTCATTGTTGAAGGTTCTGACATGTTCCCACATTTTTTAACTTGAACTTGACTCCATTTACCTTAACTCTGTATCTTTTAAGGAAACCATTTCCTAATTA
The DNA window shown above is from Procambarus clarkii isolate CNS0578487 chromosome 21, FALCON_Pclarkii_2.0, whole genome shotgun sequence and carries:
- the LOC123760622 gene encoding uncharacterized protein, coding for MKVLMVIFLTAVVMLAFAQHYSGEHGGHSGETGVPSGAREESACLYKVCGNSTTCVKCVRALRLTHRVMKSCLGSDCTNVATVSTCITTAKNNTCFTTTG